The region GCGCCTGTTGTCGCAGGCGACCTCGGCGGGCCGGAGCATCGGCCAGCTGCTGGAGCTGGACACGGTGGAGCTGAGCGAGCTGGTCCGGTCGGATGACGCGGCGCGCCGGAAGCCGGCGCGGCCGCTGTCGGAGGAGGCGGAGGAGGGCTTCGTGGAGCGGGCCTACGCGCACACGCGGGCGCTGGATCCGATCCGCCTGGAGGCGGAGCTGGCGCGGGCGGCGGCGGTTGTGGGCGCAGCGCGGTTCATGGACTCGGTTGTCGCGCCTTTGTTCAGGCGGATCGGCGACGCCTGGCATGCGGGTGAGCTGAGCATTGCGCAGGAGCACATGGCCACGGGAGTGGCGCACCCGATTCTGGCACGGGTACGCGGGTCGCTGCCGGTACCCGCGGACGCGCCGGTCGTGGTGATCGCTACCCCTGCGGGCGAGCGGCACGAGGTGGGTGCGCTGCTGGCGGCGGGTGCGGCGGCGCTGGAGGGGTGGCATGTGACATATCTCGGTGCGGACCTGCCTGCGGCGGAAATCGCGCAGGCGGCGCGGAA is a window of Longimicrobiales bacterium DNA encoding:
- a CDS encoding MerR family transcriptional regulator — its product is MTNFEPDRPLHPISVVSERTGLSPDLLRVWERRYGVVEPARDESGRRLYSDSDIERLRLLSQATSAGRSIGQLLELDTVELSELVRSDDAARRKPARPLSEEAEEGFVERAYAHTRALDPIRLEAELARAAAVVGAARFMDSVVAPLFRRIGDAWHAGELSIAQEHMATGVAHPILARVRGSLPVPADAPVVVIATPAGERHEVGALLAAGAAALEGWHVTYLGADLPAAEIAQAARKAGARMVALSTVYADRSVVAAELRALRDALPGDVELVIGGAGVTRLNGRGEIAGVTTLANLGEFRSRLAAV